Below is a genomic region from Pantanalinema sp..
TGGTCTTCAACGACGTGGACGGTCTGTTGCCCGGCGCCAACGTCCTCTTGATGGGCGTGAAGGTCGGCCGGGTCGCGGGCCTTTCGCCCGAGGAGCGGCTGGTGGTGGTGGACGCCGAGATCGCCGATCCCAAGACCCGCATCTTCACGGGCTCGTACTTCAAGATCCTCAGCAAGGGGATCATCGGCGAGAAGGCCCTCGAGATCTTCCCGCCCGAGGACCTTCTCGCCGACACCCTCGCGCACGACGCCACCGTCTACGGTACCAACCCCGCCCGCCTCGACGTGGCGATCGAGCAGGCCAACAAGGCCCTGCGATCGCTGCGCGACCTGGCCGACTCGCCCGAGACGCGCCTGGCCCTCAAGGACGGCCTCTCGCAGGTCAAGGCCACCATGGCGGGCCTCAACGCCCTCATCGCCCACACCGACCAGGTCGCGGTCGACGCGCGCCGCTTGGTGGGCACCGCCGACGCGATCGCAGGCTCGCTCCCCCCCGACGAGCTGCGTGCCATCGTCGCCGACCTGCGCGCGCTGAGCGGCGGGGTCCGCAAGGGCTACGAGACCCTCGCCGGCGAAGGCGACCAGCTCGCCGACGCCCGCGCGGCCCTCGGCAGTCTCAAGCGCCTCACCGAGCGCCTCGATTCTCTGGCGGGGCAGGTCGAGTCCTTCTCGCATGACCCCAAGCTCAAGCGCGACGTCACCGAGATCGTCACCACCTCGCGCGACATCGTCTCCAAGGCCGCCCACGCCGCCAGCAACCCGCCCGGCATCTCGCCGCGCTTCGACCTGATGGGCGTCCAGGAGGCACAGCGCTCGTACGTCAACGGCAACTTCACCATGGGCCTTCACCTGGCCCAGGACTCCTTTTTGCTCGGCGTCGAGGAGATCGGCGAGAAGAACCTCTGGAACGCCTACTGGGGCAAGCCCAACTTCCTCGGCGACGGCCTGAGCTTCCACCTGGGGATGATCCGCAGCAAGATCGGCGCGGGCCTCGACTGGGCCCCCGCCAAGGACATGGCCCTGACCGGCGAGGTCTTCAACCCCGTCACCCCCGGCCTGCGCCTCTCGGGCGTGTACTACCCCGGCTGGTGGGGGCATCGCTACGGCCTGACCGGCGCCTGGCTCAAGGATCTCTCGGACCCGAGCGACAACCGGCTGTACGTGGGGGTCCAGTGGCGTCCGCTTGATTAATCCCTCGCTCGCCAGGGTTTAAATCCGGAGAAGACCCGCTCGTTGTCTGTGGAGTACCCGATGCCCGACGCCATCGCAAACCGCTACGAAGTTCTCGCGGCCCTGGGGGAAGGGGGAATGGGCAAGGTCCTGTCGGTCCACGACACCCTCAACGACCGCGAGGTGGCGCTCAAGCTGTTGCGCTCGCGGGGCTCGGGCACCCTCCAGCAGCTCAAGCACGAGTTCTGGACCATGACGCGGCTGCGGCATCCGAACACCGTCGAGGTCTACGACTACGGCGCCCTGGAGGACGGCACCCCCTACTTCACCATGGAGGTGGTGCCGGGCAAGGGCCTCGACGCGCTTTCGCCCATGACGAGTACGGCGGTGCGCGAGGTGCTCGTCGCCGTGTGCCAGGCCCTCGGCTACATCCACGCCCAGGGCTACGTCCACGGCGACCTCAAGCCCGAGAACATCCGCCTGGCCGACTCGGGCGTCGTGAAGCTGATGGACTTCGGCCTCATGGAGCGCGCCGGGCGAGCGGGGGGCACCATCCGGGGCACCCTGCGCTACATGGCCCCCGAGATCGCGCGCGGGGGCGCAGTCGATCGCCGCGCGGACCTGTACGCGCTGGGCTGCGTGGCCTATCACCTGCTCACGGGGCAGCCCCCCTACCCCGAGACCGAGGCGCGCGCCCTGATCAGGGCCCACCTGGAGGCCCCCTTGCCGCCGGCGCCCGGGCCCGACCCGGAGCTCGCCGCGCTCGTGCTGCGCCTGATGGCCAAGGATCCCCTGCAGCGCTGCCAGTCGGCCGCCGAGGTCCTCTCGCGCCTCGGCCTCGACGCCGAGGAGGCGGCCATGCCGCTGCTCTCGGCGGGCTTCGTCGGGCGCGAGGCCGAGACCGGCGCCTTTGGCGAGCGCCTCGGCGCGGGGCCCGGCGCGGCGCTCAGCGTGCTGGGCGAGCCGGGCAGCGGCAAGAGCCGCCTGGCCCAGGAGCTCAACCTGATCGCCCAGCTCCAGGAGCGGGCCACGGCGCTCGTGCGCTGCCGGGAGCACGCGGCCCCCTACGAGAGCCTGGTCACGGCCCTGCGCGCCCTGATGCCGCTCGCCAGGTCCGCCTGCCCCGCGATCCTCGAAGCCCAGGCGCCGGTGCTCGCCCGCCTTCTGCCCGAGCTCGCGGGGGCCGAGCCGCCCGAGGCCCTGGAGCCCCAGCAGGAGAAGATGCGCCTCCAGGCCGCCGTCACGGAGGTGCTCTCGGCCGTCGCCCGCGCGCGGGGGCTGGTGCTCATCGTCGACGACGCCCAGTGGCTCGACGCCCCCTCGCTGGAGCTGATCGAGCACCTGGAGCGCAACGCGCACGACCTCGCGTTCTGGATGGTGCTCGTCGGCCACGAGGCCCCTTGGCTCGAGCCCATGCGCCTCTCCAACCTGGACGAGGCCGAGGCCCGCGCCATGGCGGCCTCCATGCTGGGCAGCCTCGCTCTCGCCGACGACCTCTTCGCGCCCCTGCTGACCCTCACCCGGGGCAATCCCCGTCACCTGTCCGACCTCCTACACCACCTGGTCGAGGCCGGCCTCCTGGTGCGCGACGGCGGCGCGTGGCGCCTGGAGGGGGGGCTCGATCTCGCGGCCCTGCCGAAGGACCTGCAGGGCATCAACGCCCAGAAGCTGGACGCCCTCGCCCCCGAGGCGATCGCGATCGCGCGGGCCGTGGCGCTCGCGCTCCGCGCCCCTCTCGCCCTCTTGGAGCGCGTCGAGGGGCTCCCGGTCGAGGAGCAGCTCTACCAGGCCCTCTGCGAGCTCGAGGGCGAGGGCGTGCTCGTGCTCGGCCCCGAGGGCTACGCGGTGACCCACCAAATGCTGCAGTCGCTCGTCGTGGGCGCGATGGGCGAGCGCGAGCGAAAGGCCCTGCACGGGCGCATCGCCCTGGCCCTGGTGCCGGGGCTGGAGGCCTCGCCGAGGGACGCGGCCCTGCTCAACGCGGTGGCCGACCACATGCTCGAAAGCGACGCGCCCGCTGGCGCCGCCCCCTACGCCGTGGCCGCCGCCGAGCGCAACCTCGAGCTCTTCGCCAACGCCGAGGCCCGGCGCTACCTTTCAGCCGGCCTTTCGGCCCTGGATGCGGCCGAGCCCGACCCCGCGCTGCGCCTGCGCTACCTGAGCGCCCTGGGCGACGTGGACCGCCGCCTGGGCGACTTCCAGCAGGCGTGCGCCTGGTTCGAGGAGGCCCTCGCGCTCGGGACGGCGAGCGGCGACCCGGTTTTGAGGGCCCGGCTGCTCAACGGCCTGGGCAAGGCCCGCCAGGCCATGGCCGACTACCCGCGCGCGATGGAGGCCCTCGCCGAGAGCGCCGAGCTCGCCGAGGCGGCCGGCGCCGATCGCGAGAGGGCGCGCGCCCTGACCACCCTCGGCCGGATTCGCTACTTCGGCGGGGACGTGGAGGAGAGCGTCCGCATCTACACCCTCGCCCTCGAGACCTCCCGCGAGGCCCAGCTCCCCCTGTACCTGGCCGAGAGCCTGGCCTTCCTCGGCTACCTCTTCGCCTCGGATCCCGAACGACAGGAGGAGGGGCTCGGCCACCTCCAGGAGAGCCTGCTCATCAAGCACGCCATCGGCGACAAGATGGGCCTCAACGACACCACCATGCTGCTCGGCAACGCCTACCTCGCGCTCGGCCGGTACGCCGAGGCCAACGAGTGCTTCCTCCAGTGCCAGGTGCTCAACGAGGAGACGGGCCAGCGCGACGAGGCCATCTTCGGCCTGTTGAACCTGGCCATCGTGGCCTTCGAGATGGGCGACCTCAAGGAGGCCCTGCGCCTCTCGGAGCTCGCGCGCGAGGGGGCCGTCCAGACCCAGAGCCGCTTCGCCGAGGGCATGGCCGTGACCCTCATGGGGATCTCGCGCCTCCACCTGGGCCAGCCGGGGCAGGGGATGGCCGAGGTGGACGCGGGGCTTGCGCTCGCGCGCGAGATGAACAATCGCTACCTGGAAGTCACCATCGC
It encodes:
- a CDS encoding diguanylate cyclase gives rise to the protein MPDAIANRYEVLAALGEGGMGKVLSVHDTLNDREVALKLLRSRGSGTLQQLKHEFWTMTRLRHPNTVEVYDYGALEDGTPYFTMEVVPGKGLDALSPMTSTAVREVLVAVCQALGYIHAQGYVHGDLKPENIRLADSGVVKLMDFGLMERAGRAGGTIRGTLRYMAPEIARGGAVDRRADLYALGCVAYHLLTGQPPYPETEARALIRAHLEAPLPPAPGPDPELAALVLRLMAKDPLQRCQSAAEVLSRLGLDAEEAAMPLLSAGFVGREAETGAFGERLGAGPGAALSVLGEPGSGKSRLAQELNLIAQLQERATALVRCREHAAPYESLVTALRALMPLARSACPAILEAQAPVLARLLPELAGAEPPEALEPQQEKMRLQAAVTEVLSAVARARGLVLIVDDAQWLDAPSLELIEHLERNAHDLAFWMVLVGHEAPWLEPMRLSNLDEAEARAMAASMLGSLALADDLFAPLLTLTRGNPRHLSDLLHHLVEAGLLVRDGGAWRLEGGLDLAALPKDLQGINAQKLDALAPEAIAIARAVALALRAPLALLERVEGLPVEEQLYQALCELEGEGVLVLGPEGYAVTHQMLQSLVVGAMGERERKALHGRIALALVPGLEASPRDAALLNAVADHMLESDAPAGAAPYAVAAAERNLELFANAEARRYLSAGLSALDAAEPDPALRLRYLSALGDVDRRLGDFQQACAWFEEALALGTASGDPVLRARLLNGLGKARQAMADYPRAMEALAESAELAEAAGADRERARALTTLGRIRYFGGDVEESVRIYTLALETSREAQLPLYLAESLAFLGYLFASDPERQEEGLGHLQESLLIKHAIGDKMGLNDTTMLLGNAYLALGRYAEANECFLQCQVLNEETGQRDEAIFGLLNLAIVAFEMGDLKEALRLSELAREGAVQTQSRFAEGMAVTLMGISRLHLGQPGQGMAEVDAGLALAREMNNRYLEVTIATYRADALLQLGRHAEALEYANAALGVAEEGGMRENIPPLQVMVGLARILTGEREAARLCLAQARKAAEETRARGTLAKAGWALALLTAQQRDYTGAQKLAHEALQDADEVGARYLSAQIHALLGELQLVQEHRSLASEHLRKAQHLAESIGSPLLHGRVLRLLAEADPLRADDLRRMAKNGAMRLYDTLDADARATFEAAWHAPWVPRAAARQQAGTSLEERLGRLGADMQDLIQSARDEAARHAELADSHRHLEQLIDFALKISQIHDLQLVQEMVMGLILEISGAERGFLLLLKHHEPTICQKRGIEPSAQSADWLRCQAIADEVLNSEQPLYLRDASADDRFDSLEQAPEARTALCVPLKIRNAVVGAVYMDRPLDKGGFGDHDLEVVTSLAALSATAIENANLHEEWQDKSRKLEMLNHLSRTISTTLVTAEVLELVVKLTLEVTGAERGFFMLWEQDQLSCRAAFDRLGARLDPEDEAISRSICQKVLESGHPLCVADALSDEEFQVQESIMALELRTVMCVPVIAKQSVLGLLYVDSQAIVNAFRAHDLEILEAIANHASVAIENAHLYTQLARRAQELEELVALYEEANLRASTDPLTGLHNRRFFQDQLNRDFAQARRHRRHLSVIMLDIDHFKSFNDTYGHALGDQVIQSVAQVIGLAVRLADVVARYGGEEFIVALPDTDLEGAVIVAERIRRSVAEIALSDPEGNPLRQITVSLGVSAIRLEDERIAELVERADRGLYVAKVKGRNQIRVIDQEDR
- a CDS encoding MlaD family protein; protein product: MKLTAPAKVGAFTVLSLLLLVVGLSWLTQTSFRPRGYHLKVVFNDVDGLLPGANVLLMGVKVGRVAGLSPEERLVVVDAEIADPKTRIFTGSYFKILSKGIIGEKALEIFPPEDLLADTLAHDATVYGTNPARLDVAIEQANKALRSLRDLADSPETRLALKDGLSQVKATMAGLNALIAHTDQVAVDARRLVGTADAIAGSLPPDELRAIVADLRALSGGVRKGYETLAGEGDQLADARAALGSLKRLTERLDSLAGQVESFSHDPKLKRDVTEIVTTSRDIVSKAAHAASNPPGISPRFDLMGVQEAQRSYVNGNFTMGLHLAQDSFLLGVEEIGEKNLWNAYWGKPNFLGDGLSFHLGMIRSKIGAGLDWAPAKDMALTGEVFNPVTPGLRLSGVYYPGWWGHRYGLTGAWLKDLSDPSDNRLYVGVQWRPLD